The Coprobacillus cateniformis DNA window TTATCAAAGAATTCTCATTAGATGCCCTTCAAAAAAAGTTGATTTTCGAAGTCCCTTTATCAACACCGATTCCAAAACGCAGTATTGGTTATGCTCATTTAAAAAGAAAGACTCTCACTCCCGCTACATTAAGATTCATAGAACTTATTGAAACATAGAAAAAGGAACGATACCCCTAATCATCGTTCCTTTTTCTATATTATGATCTATAGAGCTGCTGTTCTCTATATTTGTTGGACTGCTGCCTCCAACAAGTGATCATTTATATGAGTAAACTCATATGAATACTTTTGTTTGCTGAGTGTATGTCGAGGAATATTATATGACATACATCATCCCTTAGGACAATTCCCATTATATGTATATTTTCTATTTACGCAAGTAAAAATTGAAAGTTTGTACATTTTTATAAAGATTTTTCACAAACAAATCATTTGTAAACTCTTACATACTATAAAGATAGGAATAGTTTTTAAAAGTACCATATTTTTGATATTATAAAAAAAGAAGCACAAAGCTTCTTACAAGATAATCACATGAGATTCTTGTGTAAATGTATGTAGAGGACCGCGATTCAATGCATTCATTAAATCATCACGGGTATTGCCATCTTGTAATGTGACAATTGCACCTTGATCATCCTTTTCAACATTTTTTACCAATGAGTCTAAACTCGATAATAAATCCTTAACCAACTCATAATGACAATTATCAATCTTATATCTCATTCATATCCCCCGATTCTGTACTTCAAAAAGTACATTGTTATTATATACAGAAATCAGGAAAATACAATTTTTTCATTGCATTTCACATTAAAATACAGCACAATTTTCAAATTATGAAAATAAAAGCGTTTACACACCTAAAATATGGTATTTATCATTTCTGAGATAAAAGATATTTATATAACTGTGCTACAAATCTAGCCTCTACTTTGCCATAAGAATACCTTGCTTTCACAAAAGTAGGTACTTTAAATACATAGTCATCATTAAATTTAAAAACAACAACTTCTCCAAGTTTTTCCTGTCTCGTTTCTACAACAATTCTTATTTGTGGTTGAATTGAAAAGAAAGGTTTTAAAAATTCATCTTTTAATTGAAATGTTCCTTTGTATTCAATAGATAAAGATGGAAGTTTCTTTAATAGAGCCTCTTTTAAATCTTTTTCAGCAATCATATATTGACCAATACGCTTTTCAATCTCTGTCTTTGTTGTCTCCATCATTTGATCAGCTTGCTGTTGTGAGTGCGTTTTCACTGCTAATCTAATTCTCACAGTTTCTTCACCAGCATAGAGGGCAATAGAAACATCACCTTGAGCATCAATCAAATCTCTTAGAATTTCATCAACTCGACTTTCTCCAATAAACATTGTTGTATATTCAAAAGTAAAGATTGTCTCCTGTTTATATTGTGAAAGATAAGGTAATAACGAATGTTCAATAACATATTGTATCTCCTTAGGTGGTCCTGGTAAGTTCACAATCATCTTACCATCCTTTTGCATCACACATCCATTTGCTGTACCCATATCATTTTCTAGTATATAAGCATCAGCTGGATAATAAGCTTGTTTAAAATTGTTACTTGAAATAGTAGAAGAACTTGAACAATACTTACATTTCTCTTCAACTTTTTTCGCTTCCATTTCATTATAAACCATGTCTAAATCTAAATATTGAGCAGATAATTCTTTAGTTAAATCATCACTGGTGGGACCTAATCCACCTGTTGTCATAACGCAATCAGCACCACGATCAAAAGCTAATTTTAAGCAATCATACAAACGTTCTGGATTATCACCAACAACTGTTTGAAAATAAACATTAAAGCCTAAATCTTTACACATCTTTTGTAAAAGTGTTGCATTTGTATTAACGATTTCACCTAATAATAATTCTGTACCGACATTTATAATCTCAACATTCATATTGAATACCTCCAAAGTTACTTACAACTTTTCTTTTCTCTATTCATTATGTGTCTATTCTATACCAATTATGAGTATTTGTGAAATGAATTTATTAATCATGGTCTTTGATTTTTAAAAGTTCTTCTACAAACTGTTGTGATTCATTTATCCATGGACTATGACCTGAATGTTCAAACCAAACAATTTCTTTATAGGGTGCCTTTAAAATACGCTCATAATCTTCTACTAATTGAATAGGTGCATTGATATCATGCCTTCCTAGAAAAAAGTATACAGGGACCTTCAGTTCAGCATGTGTTACTCGCAAATCAATATCATATAATTGGGGATAGACATGATTAAATGTCGTGACAATTCCTCGTAAATAATTAACTTTATCAATGATTCCATATTCTATAGAAAAAATATCTCTCATTGTATTATAGCCACCATTATG harbors:
- a CDS encoding molybdopterin-binding protein is translated as MNVEIINVGTELLLGEIVNTNATLLQKMCKDLGFNVYFQTVVGDNPERLYDCLKLAFDRGADCVMTTGGLGPTSDDLTKELSAQYLDLDMVYNEMEAKKVEEKCKYCSSSSTISSNNFKQAYYPADAYILENDMGTANGCVMQKDGKMIVNLPGPPKEIQYVIEHSLLPYLSQYKQETIFTFEYTTMFIGESRVDEILRDLIDAQGDVSIALYAGEETVRIRLAVKTHSQQQADQMMETTKTEIEKRIGQYMIAEKDLKEALLKKLPSLSIEYKGTFQLKDEFLKPFFSIQPQIRIVVETRQEKLGEVVVFKFNDDYVFKVPTFVKARYSYGKVEARFVAQLYKYLLSQK